One stretch of Bacillota bacterium DNA includes these proteins:
- a CDS encoding helix-turn-helix transcriptional regulator yields the protein MKPQPGGERLRELFGRRVRELRTRRRLTQQQLGEMAHMHPAYIGGVERGERNITLDGVERLAHALGVSPAELVARPSGVEPQALETRFRDLALQARDPADVALALDVASFLLERLGERRRPRWAAAERPDG from the coding sequence ATGAAGCCTCAGCCCGGCGGGGAGCGGTTGCGCGAACTCTTCGGCCGGCGGGTGCGGGAGCTCCGAACGCGTCGCCGCCTCACGCAGCAGCAGCTCGGGGAGATGGCACACATGCATCCGGCCTACATCGGAGGCGTCGAGCGGGGCGAGCGCAACATCACCCTCGACGGGGTCGAGCGCCTGGCCCATGCCCTGGGCGTTTCTCCCGCCGAACTCGTAGCCCGGCCCTCCGGCGTCGAGCCCCAGGCCCTCGAAACGCGCTTTCGGGATCTGGCCCTTCAGGCCCGCGATCCTGCCGACGTGGCCCTGGCCCTTGACGTGGCCTCCTTCCTCCTGGAGCGCCTCGGCGAACGCCGCCGCCCGCGCTGGGCAGCCGCGGAGAGGCCGGACGGGTGA
- a CDS encoding SLC13 family permease codes for MAVGATSLIAGLIFVLTVAGILFRPFGWHEAWFGGAGAALMLATGAVRADGVLAVLEQTAPVLLFLVGVLMVAAVAERAGVFTWAALKAARLAGASPRRLFVASYLLGALVTTFFSLDTTAVVLAPVVLRIVQQAGANPLPFVYLSVYVANVTSLLLPVSNLTNLLVQAQYGLQFWEFARIMSLPALLSAGANLALLYAVFHRQLAGRLDVQGLQLQVRALSRSPFLRWSVLISAATILGFGVAGWLQAPLWPVALAGGTAMAGMALVRREVRPQFFRRAVAWAVIPFVVGLFIVIQGVQATGVGGQLMAAALSPRAAALPAIEPGAPGERPPAPALEGFGDLAALAATSAVGSNVVNNIPMTLLAMANLPPAEATAPSPWGRLAPYALLLGVNIGPTLTVVGSLATILTLTLVRQRGVNVSGWHYLRMGLIMMPPTLTAALLGLAASAR; via the coding sequence GTGGCAGTTGGGGCGACCTCTCTCATCGCGGGGCTCATCTTCGTGCTGACGGTGGCCGGCATTTTGTTCCGGCCCTTCGGGTGGCACGAGGCGTGGTTCGGCGGGGCCGGGGCGGCTCTCATGCTGGCCACCGGGGCGGTCCGGGCGGACGGCGTGCTGGCGGTGCTGGAGCAGACGGCCCCGGTGCTTTTGTTCCTGGTCGGGGTGCTGATGGTGGCCGCCGTCGCCGAGCGCGCCGGGGTCTTCACCTGGGCCGCCCTGAAGGCGGCCCGCCTGGCCGGCGCCAGCCCCAGGCGGCTGTTCGTGGCCTCGTACCTGCTCGGGGCGCTGGTCACGACGTTCTTCTCGCTCGACACAACCGCCGTGGTGCTCGCACCGGTAGTGCTCCGGATTGTCCAGCAGGCGGGGGCCAACCCGCTTCCGTTCGTGTACCTGAGCGTCTACGTCGCCAACGTCACGTCACTGCTGCTACCCGTGAGCAACCTCACCAACCTCCTCGTTCAGGCGCAATACGGCCTGCAGTTCTGGGAGTTCGCCCGGATCATGTCTCTGCCGGCGCTGCTCTCGGCGGGTGCGAACCTCGCCCTGCTGTACGCTGTCTTCCACCGCCAGCTGGCCGGCCGGCTCGACGTACAGGGCCTCCAACTCCAGGTGCGCGCTCTGAGCCGCTCGCCGTTCCTGCGCTGGAGCGTGCTGATCAGCGCGGCGACAATCCTCGGGTTCGGCGTGGCGGGGTGGCTGCAGGCACCCCTTTGGCCGGTCGCGCTCGCCGGGGGTACCGCCATGGCGGGGATGGCGCTGGTTCGCCGGGAGGTGCGGCCGCAGTTTTTCCGCCGCGCCGTTGCGTGGGCGGTTATTCCCTTCGTGGTGGGCCTGTTCATCGTGATTCAGGGGGTGCAGGCGACGGGCGTCGGGGGACAGTTGATGGCCGCGGCGTTGTCGCCCCGCGCGGCAGCGTTGCCCGCCATCGAGCCGGGTGCACCGGGCGAAAGACCGCCGGCGCCTGCTCTTGAGGGATTTGGCGACCTGGCAGCTCTTGCCGCAACGAGTGCGGTGGGCTCGAACGTGGTCAACAACATCCCCATGACACTTCTCGCCATGGCGAACCTTCCCCCGGCCGAGGCCACGGCGCCGTCCCCATGGGGGCGACTTGCTCCGTACGCGCTGCTCCTGGGGGTCAACATCGGCCCGACCCTGACGGTGGTCGGCTCGCTGGCCACCATTCTCACACTGACGCTTGTCCGGCAGAGGGGCGTCAACGTGAGCGGCTGGCACTACCTCAGAATGGGATTGATCATGATGCCCCCCACGCTGACCGCTGCTCTGCTGGGGCTTGCGGCCTCGGCCCGCTGA
- a CDS encoding MFS transporter, whose translation MKLNYGRTFILGLGFLSITLTWSVYNSYVPIFLGDLLKDVAYRTTLIGAIMTLDNIAAVTLQPYFGALSDRTWTRAGRRMPFLVAGMPVAAVFFGLIPVARFSLPLMMMVIVVMNLSMTAFRAPTVALMPDITPSPLRSKANGVINFMGGLGALLAFFAFSRLYKADPALPFAATSAVLAAVLVALYFFIKEPARPEVEKRESVGVIQALREVWADPDRSTWRLLLAIFAWFIGWSGVEALFTLYGVEVWGMQAADASFMLGFFSLSFLVFAIPSGFLATAIGRRRTILAGLVGLGLMLLLMAGSSPGAVLTVELLMA comes from the coding sequence ATGAAGCTCAACTACGGCAGGACCTTCATCCTCGGCCTCGGCTTCTTGTCCATCACCCTCACCTGGTCGGTCTACAACTCGTACGTGCCCATCTTCCTGGGGGACCTGTTGAAGGACGTAGCTTACCGCACCACCCTCATCGGCGCCATCATGACGCTCGACAACATCGCGGCGGTGACGCTGCAGCCGTACTTCGGCGCTTTGAGCGACCGCACCTGGACGCGGGCCGGGCGGCGCATGCCGTTCCTGGTGGCGGGCATGCCGGTGGCGGCCGTCTTCTTCGGGCTGATTCCCGTGGCGCGGTTCTCGCTTCCGCTCATGATGATGGTGATTGTGGTCATGAACCTGTCCATGACGGCGTTCCGGGCGCCCACCGTGGCGCTGATGCCCGACATCACGCCGTCCCCGCTTCGAAGCAAGGCCAACGGGGTCATCAACTTCATGGGCGGCCTGGGAGCGCTTCTGGCGTTTTTCGCCTTCTCCCGCCTCTACAAAGCCGATCCGGCGCTGCCCTTTGCGGCCACGTCGGCCGTGCTGGCGGCGGTGCTGGTGGCGCTTTACTTCTTCATCAAGGAGCCGGCCAGGCCCGAAGTCGAAAAACGAGAAAGCGTCGGCGTCATCCAGGCCCTGCGGGAGGTCTGGGCCGACCCCGACCGGAGCACGTGGCGGCTGCTGTTGGCCATCTTCGCGTGGTTCATCGGGTGGAGCGGGGTGGAGGCGCTCTTCACGCTGTACGGTGTGGAGGTGTGGGGCATGCAGGCGGCGGACGCCTCGTTCATGCTGGGCTTCTTCTCGCTTTCGTTCCTGGTTTTCGCCATTCCCAGCGGCTTTCTCGCCACGGCCATCGGGCGGCGCCGCACCATCCTGGCGGGGCTGGTGGGGCTGGGCCTGATGCTGCTGCTCATGGCAGGTTCGTCGCCGGGTGCCGTACTCACCGTGGAGCTTCTGATGGC
- a CDS encoding glycerophosphodiester phosphodiesterase, translating to MHSRPLVLAHRGASDQAPENTLAAFRRALEAGADGVELDVHLSRDGEIVVIHDEQVDRTTDGSGPVKNLTLAQLKALDAGSWFDSRFRGERIPTLAEVLEAIGPACRLINVELKSGRVLYPDLERKVVETLRRFGVLEKCVISSFNHYSLRLLKHVEPAARTGVLYVEGLVDPWVYARQVPADAIHPPFYALLPEVVKGAHAAGFAVHTWTVDAPDQMRRALSWGVDAIITNRPGVLRGIIEEATA from the coding sequence ATGCACAGCCGGCCGCTCGTCCTGGCCCACCGCGGCGCTTCGGATCAGGCCCCCGAGAACACGCTTGCCGCCTTCAGGCGGGCCCTGGAGGCGGGTGCGGACGGCGTCGAGTTGGACGTGCACCTGAGCCGGGACGGCGAGATTGTGGTGATCCATGACGAACAGGTGGACCGCACGACCGACGGTTCGGGCCCGGTCAAAAACCTGACCCTCGCGCAACTCAAGGCGCTCGACGCCGGGTCGTGGTTCGACTCCCGGTTCCGGGGCGAACGCATCCCGACCCTCGCCGAGGTGCTGGAGGCGATCGGTCCGGCCTGCCGCCTGATCAACGTCGAACTCAAGAGCGGCCGCGTCCTCTACCCGGACCTCGAGCGCAAGGTGGTCGAGACGCTGCGTCGCTTCGGGGTGCTGGAAAAGTGCGTCATCTCGTCGTTCAATCACTATTCATTGCGCTTGCTCAAACACGTCGAGCCCGCGGCCCGCACAGGGGTTCTGTACGTCGAGGGCCTGGTTGACCCGTGGGTGTACGCGCGCCAGGTGCCGGCCGATGCGATTCACCCGCCGTTTTACGCTCTGCTGCCCGAGGTGGTCAAGGGCGCCCATGCGGCGGGCTTCGCCGTCCACACGTGGACGGTGGATGCGCCCGACCAGATGCGCCGCGCCCTTTCGTGGGGTGTGGATGCCATCATCACCAACCGCCCGGGGGTGCTGCGGGGGATCATCGAGGAGGCCACCGCGTAG